The nucleotide window TCGCGAAGCCTCTAAATCTGCTATCTCACCCCTCCGCGAGCAGCGCCTCCAGGCGGTCGATCAGCTCCGCCTGCGCGGCGTTGATCTTCGCGCGGGCGGCCTCCGGGTCGTACCAGGCGCAGCGGTCCACCTCCGGGTAGGTGATCCAGCGCCCGGAGCCGCGCGGCCACTCGGTGCGCATGGTGTTGCTGACGATGCGCTCCGCCTCCGCGTCGCCCTCCCACGCCCAGGCATGCACCGTCTTCCCCGCCTTCTGGCGAATGCTCCCCAGCGAGAGGAAGGGACCCTCCGGCACGATCCCCGTCTCCTCCTGGAACTCGCGCCGTGCCGCGGCCAGCGGGTCCTCGCCCTCCTCCACCACCCCCTTGGGGATCGTCCACGCCCCCGCGTCCCTGCGGCTCCAGAAGGGACCGCCCGGGTGCGCCAGGAACAGCTCCAGCCCCCGCGCCCCGCGCCGGAAGAGGAGGAGCCCCGCGCTCACGTTCGGCCGCCTCGCCATGCCGCCCCCGCCGCTCAGGCGTCCGCCGCGTCCGGGACGTCCGCCCCGCGGCGGCGTCCCAGCAGCGTCGCCGCGGCCATGTGGCCGGTGACGTTGGTGGTGGTGCGGAACATGTCGGGGATGGTGTCCACCCCCAGCAGGATCCCGATCCCCTCCACGGGGAGGCCCACGGCCAGGAGGATGGGGGCCATGATGAGGATGGAGCCGCCGGGGATCCCGGGGACGCTGAAGGTGAGCAGGATGGACGAGATCCCCACCGTCACCAGCTGCGCGGGGGCCAGCTCCACGCCGTACAGGCGGGCGATGAAGAGCACGCCGGCCGGGAGCGCGATGGCGCCGCCCAGCCGGAACACGGAGGCGGAGAGGGGGAGGAAGAAGGAGCCGATCTCGCGGGGGAGGCGGAGCGCGCGGGCCCCCTCGATCATGGGGGGGAGGGCGGCCAGCGAGGAGCGGGCGGAGAAGGCCACCGCCTGCGCGGGGGCCGCCGCCCGCGCGAACTCGCCGATCCGCACCCGCCCGCCGAGCGCCGCCAGCGGGTAGAGCGCGGCGATCACCAGCACGCACGCCGCCACCGTCAGCCCCACGTACGCGGCCACCGCGCCCAGCGCGGCGATCCCCAGCCGCGCGGCCAGCGGGAGCGCCAGCGCGAACACCCCGAGCGGCGCCAGCGCCAGGATCCAGCGCACCAGCACCAGGGTGGCGTCCGAGACCGCCTCGGCCACGCGCACCAGCAGGTCGCGCCGCTCGGGCGCGGCCCGCCTCGCCGCCGCGGCGAAGAGGAGGGTGGCGAAGATCAGCGGGAGCATGGCCCCGTCCGCCGCCGCCCTCACCGGGTTGGAGGGGATCAGCCCCACCAGCCACTCCGCGAAGGTGGGGACCGCGGCCTCCACGGGCGAGGTGGCGCCGCGGAGGGCGGCCGCGGCGGCGGGGTCGATCCCCACCATCCCCAGGAGCGGCGGGGCCAGCGCCAGGGCGAGCGCCGCCGCGGCCGCGAGGAGCACCAGGAAGAGCACCAGGGCCCGCGCCCCGATCCGCCCGATCCCCGCCCCGCCGGCGGCCACCCCCGCGAAGAGGAGCGACACCACCAGGGGGACGACGGTCATCTGGATGGCGCGGGTCCAGAGCGTCCCCAGCGGCTCCACCCACAGGGCGGCCTCGCGGAGGGCGGGGGTCCCGGCGGCGGCGATCCACGCCCCGATCCCCAGCCCGGCCACGAGGCCCAGCAGTACGCGTGTGGTGAGAGACATGCGCCCAACCTACCACGCCGCTGCCGCGGGCGCGAGATGGCGGCGTGGGGCGCGGCGGGAGGGAGCGAAGCCTACGCCCCCGAGCCCAGCATCCCCCGCCGACGTGCCGTGTCCGTGCTCCGCATGCGTCCTCCGCCGTGGCCGGTTCCGCGGGGCCGTCCGTGGCCCCTTCCGGGACGGAAGGCTACGCGGCGGCGGGGGCGCGGGCGAGGACCCCGGGACGGACGCCGGAGAAGGTGGGGCGAACGGGCGGTTCCGGGGGGCCGTTGCCGGCCGCGGGGAGGGTGCTATCTTCCGCCCGGCCGGCCGCGGAGGCCGCGCTCCCCCCTCACCCCGTCCGACCGACGACCATGAACAAGCTCACCCCCGTGCTGTACGTGGAGGCCATCGAGCCCGCGCTCCCCTTCTGGCGCGACCGGCTCGGGTTCGAGGTGACCGCCGAGGTCCCCCAGGGCGACCGCCTTGGCTTCGTCATCCTGCAGAAGGGCGGCGTGGAGATCATGTACCAGACGCGCGAGAGCGTCGCGGAGGACGTCCCCCCGCTCGCGGACACGCCCCTGGGCGGGAGCCTGCTCTTCGTCCAGGTGGACGACCTGGACGCGGTGGAGCGGGCGCTGGAGGGGGTCGAGCCGGTGGTGCCGCGCCGCAAGACCTTCTACGGCGCGGACGAGCTGATCGTGCGGGAGCCGGCCGGGAACGCGGTGACCTTCGCGCAGTTCGGGGGCTGACCCGGGCGGAACGGCATGGGCTCACACAGAGGAAGCAGAGGACTGCTCTCGCTCTTCCTCTGCTTCCCCTGCTTCCTCTGCGTGCGTCCGATCTGAGGTCGGAAGAACCGCGAGAGGCTCCCGGCCTACCGCACCCCGGGGAGCGCCGCGGCGCGGGGGAGCTCGCGCACGGCGGCGGCGACCTCCGGGTCGGTGGCCGCGGCGACGCGGTAGTATCCCGCCGCGCCCCACTTCGCCCAGGCGACGCCCTGCACCAGGGTGCGCTGCAGGTGGGCGTCCGCCTCGGGCCCGGCGGGAACGGTGACGCCCTGCCGCGCCGCGAAGGCG belongs to Longimicrobiaceae bacterium and includes:
- a CDS encoding cation:dicarboxylase symporter family transporter codes for the protein MSLTTRVLLGLVAGLGIGAWIAAAGTPALREAALWVEPLGTLWTRAIQMTVVPLVVSLLFAGVAAGGAGIGRIGARALVLFLVLLAAAAALALALAPPLLGMVGIDPAAAAALRGATSPVEAAVPTFAEWLVGLIPSNPVRAAADGAMLPLIFATLLFAAAARRAAPERRDLLVRVAEAVSDATLVLVRWILALAPLGVFALALPLAARLGIAALGAVAAYVGLTVAACVLVIAALYPLAALGGRVRIGEFARAAAPAQAVAFSARSSLAALPPMIEGARALRLPREIGSFFLPLSASVFRLGGAIALPAGVLFIARLYGVELAPAQLVTVGISSILLTFSVPGIPGGSILIMAPILLAVGLPVEGIGILLGVDTIPDMFRTTTNVTGHMAAATLLGRRRGADVPDAADA
- a CDS encoding NUDIX domain-containing protein; amino-acid sequence: MARRPNVSAGLLLFRRGARGLELFLAHPGGPFWSRRDAGAWTIPKGVVEEGEDPLAAARREFQEETGIVPEGPFLSLGSIRQKAGKTVHAWAWEGDAEAERIVSNTMRTEWPRGSGRWITYPEVDRCAWYDPEAARAKINAAQAELIDRLEALLAEG
- a CDS encoding VOC family protein; amino-acid sequence: MNKLTPVLYVEAIEPALPFWRDRLGFEVTAEVPQGDRLGFVILQKGGVEIMYQTRESVAEDVPPLADTPLGGSLLFVQVDDLDAVERALEGVEPVVPRRKTFYGADELIVREPAGNAVTFAQFGG